From Hydractinia symbiolongicarpus strain clone_291-10 chromosome 12, HSymV2.1, whole genome shotgun sequence, one genomic window encodes:
- the LOC130622382 gene encoding uncharacterized protein LOC130622382: MKNEVICSEITVRNKKWAIFSVYRPPESSNLSNFFIEIVRSLDLALKTYDNVVVMGDINIDCDDSSSTGFDIFTTFCETYNLKNLIKQKTCFTNTRASRIDVFLTNKHACFHNSKSFETGLSDHQHMISTFMKTFLVRLKSKEISYRCFKKFDEQVFLEEVRSTDFCCDNIDPNESYENLVLKVRNIIVKHAPIKIKLVRGNKAPFMNKKLRKAIYTRSRLKNNFNKNRTDENRAKYKKQRNKCVSMRRQAIKEHFNTVMEGGIIQNKIFWRTVKPFLTNKSGKSSNEIMIVHNDIIVTNKNELAEIFNEEYIHIVEKYSGVKPVSLRNYQSENRNEEVSENKVSKLFGDLKVGVASGEDKITAKMVKLAKPYLIKLLTNAINNSICLSVFPRRAKRATVSPIDKGGKDKLCVNNYRPVSILNIFSKFYERIIKSQIVGYIDNKLSEFLSAYRESYGTQHVLIRLLEEWKQKLDKYYVVGAVLMDLSKAFHCVPHDLLIAKLNAYGFSQDALLLILSYLSDREQSTRINNQHKSEVNLLGVTIDNGLNFDSHISKLIKTSSAQLNALFRLSTFLSHKAKLALVQSFIYSNFNYCPLVWNFSSYKSLLKIEQIRKRALRFLLNDNDSTYDELLLKAGKYQMGVYKLKTLFGFD, from the exons AtgaaaaatgaagttatttGTTCTGAGATTACagtgagaaataaaaaatgggccATTTTTAGTGTATATAGACCACCAGAATCTTCTAACttaagtaacttttttattgaGATAGTACGCTCACTTGATTTGGCTCTCAAAACTTATGATAATGTTGTAGTCATGGGCGATATAAATATTGATTGTGATGACTCAAGTTCGAcaggttttgacatttttacaactttttgcgAAAcctacaatttaaaaaatttaataaaacaaaaaacatgtttcacaAATACTCGTGCATCACGAATAGAtgtgtttttaacaaataaacatgCATGTTTCCATAATTCTAAATCTTTTGAAACTGGACTTAGTGACCACCAACATATGATTTCTACTTTTATGAAGACTTTTTTAGTACGTTTAAAATCGAAAGAGATATCGTAtaggtgttttaaaaaatttgatgagCAAGTTTTTCTTGAAGAAGTGAGGAGCACAGATTTTTGTTGTGATAACATAGATCCAAATGAAAGTTATGAGAACCTTGTACTGAAAGTTCGAAATATAATTGTTAAACATGcacctataaaaattaaattagttcGGGGTAACAAAGCCCcgtttatgaataaaaaattacgaaaaGCAATTTACACAAGATCTCgtcttaaaaacaattttaacaaaaatcgaACAGATGAAAATagggcaaaatataaaaaacaaagaaataagtgTGTTAGTATGAGACGACAGGCGATTAAAGAGCATTTTAATACTGTTATGGAGGGTGGCATTATTCAAAATAAGATATTTTGGAGAACTGTTAAACCTTTCCTTACTAACAAATCAGGTAAGAGCTCTAATGAAATTATGATTGTTCACAATGATATTATAGTAACGAATAAAAATGAATTAGCGGAAATTTTCAATGAAGAGTACATACATATAGTTGAAAAATATAGTGGAGTTAAACCAGTGTCGCTACGAAATTATCAATCTGAAAATAGAAATGAA GAAGTCTCGGAAAATAAAGTCTCTAAACTTTTCGGGGATCTAAAAGTAGGTGTGGCATCTGGAGAGGACAAGATAACGGCTAAAATGGTGAAGTTAGCAAAACCTTATTTGATAAAACTCTTAACAAATGCCATTAACAACAGTATTTGTCTCTCTGTTTTTCCGAGGAGAGCCAAACGCGCTACTGTATCCCCTATTGATAAAGGTGGGAAAGATAAATTATGTGTAAACAACTATAGACCAGTcagcattttaaatatattttcaaaattttatgagAGAATAATTAAATCTCAAATTGTTGGTTATATTGATAATAAACTTTCAGAATTTTTATCAGCCTATAGGGAATCATATGGCACACAACATGTACTTATAAGATTATTGGAAGAATGGaaacaaaaattagataaatattaCGTAGTTGGTGCAGTTTTAATGGATCTATCTAAAGCTTTTCATTGCGTGCCTCATGATTTACTTATTGCTAAATTAAATGCCTATGGCTTTAGCCAGGATGCCCTACTTCTAATTTTATCGTACCTTTCTGACAGAGAGCAATCTACCCGCATAAATAATCAGCATA AAAGCGAAGTTAATTTACTAGGAGTGACCATTGATAATGGCTTGAATTTCGACTCTCACATTTCTAAACTTATCAAAACATCATCAGCACAATTGAATGCACTGTTTAGACTTAGCACGTTTTTATCTCACAAAGCCAAATTAGCGCTGGTACAAAGTTTTATTTACTCTAACTTTAATTATTGCCCTTTAGTATGGAATTTCTCTTCATATAAATCTTTGTTGAAGATTGAACAAATTAGGAAGAGAGCTTTGCGTTTCTTGTTAAATGATAATGATAGTACTTACGACGAACTTCTTTTGAAAGCAGGAAAATACCAAATGGGCGTCTATAAACTTAAAACATTAT TCGGTTTTGATTAG